AAATAACACGctcaacaccatcaccaccaccactacaCATACAACACATCCCCAAGCACTCACTATGCCCAGCTTTGCAGACTCGTTCTGGTCGTCGGACTACGCGGCCGGTCTGGGGGTGGTGTTTGACCAGCTCGACAAGGGCTGTAACGAAAACGACGAGGTTCTGGCGCTTGTCAATGCTCGAATGGAGGCTGAAGAGGCCTATGGAAACcgtctcaaggagatccCGACGCAGTTTGgcgagaccaagaagactGGCGGGTTTTTTGCGTCCAAAAACGGAGCTCTGGACGAAGGAGCGTCTCTCAAAAAGGCCTATGAGGGGGTGCTTCACGAGATGGGAGAAGAGGGAAAGGCCCATCTGACTATCGCCTCTAACATGCGAGATATGGTGCATTTGCCCTTCTCCAAATGGGCGGACGAACATCGGCAACGTGTCCAGTACTCGTATAAGGTGCTGCGATCCAAGGTCAAGAGTTACGACAAGGAGTACGTGGAGGTACAGAGAGCCCAGAAACGGTACTTCAACAAGTGCCGGCTTtacgaggagctcaaggaaaGCAGTGGCGAGACGGTTACCCCGGCTACAAGCGCCTCTCCAGCTTCGATCGACCGTCAGCGATCAGCTTCCACTGCCTCTGACGCTACTACCATTGTCAGCAAGCCCAGTATCAACCACCATTCGAGAGCAGAGTCGATAACTGTTTCCGATCCCTCACGTGAGCTGTCGGATATTGGAGGACAGGTCTTTTCTTCTGCTGAGCTTGGGAATCTCATGAAGAAAGCCCTTCAGGATATCAAACGTGCCGATCTCAAGGTCGCGATCCTGGGAACATACGAAAACGTGTCTTCTGGCGATCAGATTGTGTCATGGATTCAACAGAACGTCCCCATTCCTTCGGATTCGTCAGCTGTGGCTTTTGCTGAGCGATTTGGACAGGATCTCGTGACCCAGGGCTATTTGCGGCTGGTGGGCCAGGTTGGATCCAAATTCGCAAACTCGTCTGCCTTCAGCTACCAATGGCGAAAGAAGGCTTTCATCGTGGCTGGACTTCAGGACGATGACGACTCTCTGGAGGCTACAGTCGACAAAGTACGTCCTTTTGTAGGCGAGTATCTTGGAGAGACGCTCTCTTCATACGTTTCTTCTCGAGGCGCTCCCACAGATGAGTCTCCTATTCAGCGCGCCCTTCGAGAGGTGTCTGAGCTGGATTCTCGATACAAAATCCAGGTTGCTAAGCTTGACGATGTGCGATGTACCCTGGAGGAGTCCGTCATTGACCACCTTAAGTTCATGGAGCGATGCGAGAGTGATCGACTCAAGGCTGTCAAGGCTGTGTTCCTTGATTTCCTTGCAGCTGCTTCTAACTCGCTTCCCGCTCTTCAGTCGTCTGTGGAACGACTGCTGCTCTTCCAGGAGGCTATTCATCCTGCCGCCGATCTGCGGTTCCTTGTCGAGTCGTTCCGAACAGGTCCTTTCACTCCCAAGGTGACAGTCTACGACAACTACTACAACTCGTCCGATTCGCAGACGACTTTCGGCCTGGACTTGGAACTGCGTTGTAGGGGAGACAGAAGGAAGGTGCCGTCCATTGTATCTACCGTTCTCAATCATATGGACGACCAGTACCCTCTTTTGGACAATGACGAAGTGCGTCTTAATGTGTGGACTGTTTCTGTCAGTCTGAAGACAACTCATGCCCTGAGAAAGGAATTGAATACAGGAAAACCAGTGGACAAGGCGATTCTCAAAAAGTACGAGCTCCCCGTTGCTGCATCCATTCTCAAGCTGTATCTTTTGGAGCTTCCCGATTCATTGGTTCCTCATCAGTACTACGATGTCGTCAAACGTCTGTATTCTGCAGGCCCTGGAGGACAGCCTCCCAGCCCCGAAGAACGAATCCAGTCGTTGCAGAACACCTTTGCACAGCTGTTGGTATCGAACATTGCCACTCTGGACGCTATTACCACCCACCTGGCCCGTTTGATCCGCCTTACTAACGCTGGAGACGAGTACATTCTCCAGCTGTCTCAGGAACTGTCGCATTGCTTCCTGCGACCTCGGGTGGAATCTCCTGTTACGTTTGGAGACAGACACGCCTACAGACTAGTCAATGACCTACTGGTGTACCGGGACCAGATTTTTCCCGAGCTGAAGCGCAAAAACTCAGCTTTTCGATCTTCCAACTCCATCAGCAAGAAGTCCACAAAGTccgagtcacgtgattcgtCACGTGGAGGGGCAGTCCCGACCTTTTCCGACTCACCTGTTCGAAGACAGTCGCTTAAGAACAGACTGGAGGCTATCACCAAGAGTGAGcaggacgccaaggagtcGGCGGCTAATGCCGAGTCCAGTTCTGGTACTGAGTCTCCAGGTAAAGATATTCCCCCTCCTTTGCCTGACAAGCGTCCTCTGAAGGGTAAGGATAATGAAGGAGGTGCTCCCCCTGTGCCTGAGAAGGACGTCAAGGACGGAAAGGGTCCCAAGGGCAAGGTTGGCAAGATGTACGACCAGGAAAATAACACGGGTAGTTTCTCGTCCGTGTCTTCGTCGGCCATGTTCAATGtccagctggaggacgGTAAGGAGTCCATTGTTATTGATGATTAGATAACAGTAGATAggtattttattttataaGAGTTATGGGAGCTCAAGTGCGTGGCACGTGAGAACGAGCAGTAATGACAGCATGTAGAAGTAGGTAGCAATCTGAAGTGTTCAGTATGTATCGTAGCCAATTCCATGCAGTTCATTGTtggagtacaagtacaagtacagtacttgt
This genomic interval from Yarrowia lipolytica chromosome 1E, complete sequence contains the following:
- a CDS encoding uncharacterized protein (Compare to YALI0E05489g, similar to Saccharomyces cerevisiae RGD2 (YFL047W); ancestral locus Anc_8.4, weakly similar to uniprot|P43556 Saccharomyces cerevisiae YFL047w), producing the protein MSRIACFEVLYVLFRGLYRIELPVDVLDRLSRLSPSQTPSQTLPYLPCFRWKLTPNCSSRLYENNTLNTITTTTTHTTHPQALTMPSFADSFWSSDYAAGLGVVFDQLDKGCNENDEVLALVNARMEAEEAYGNRLKEIPTQFGETKKTGGFFASKNGALDEGASLKKAYEGVLHEMGEEGKAHLTIASNMRDMVHLPFSKWADEHRQRVQYSYKVLRSKVKSYDKEYVEVQRAQKRYFNKCRLYEELKESSGETVTPATSASPASIDRQRSASTASDATTIVSKPSINHHSRAESITVSDPSRELSDIGGQVFSSAELGNLMKKALQDIKRADLKVAILGTYENVSSGDQIVSWIQQNVPIPSDSSAVAFAERFGQDLVTQGYLRLVGQVGSKFANSSAFSYQWRKKAFIVAGLQDDDDSLEATVDKVRPFVGEYLGETLSSYVSSRGAPTDESPIQRALREVSELDSRYKIQVAKLDDVRCTLEESVIDHLKFMERCESDRLKAVKAVFLDFLAAASNSLPALQSSVERLLLFQEAIHPAADLRFLVESFRTGPFTPKVTVYDNYYNSSDSQTTFGLDLELRCRGDRRKVPSIVSTVLNHMDDQYPLLDNDEVRLNVWTVSVSLKTTHALRKELNTGKPVDKAILKKYELPVAASILKLYLLELPDSLVPHQYYDVVKRLYSAGPGGQPPSPEERIQSLQNTFAQLLVSNIATLDAITTHLARLIRLTNAGDEYILQLSQELSHCFLRPRVESPVTFGDRHAYRLVNDLLVYRDQIFPELKRKNSAFRSSNSISKKSTKSESRDSSRGGAVPTFSDSPVRRQSLKNRLEAITKSEQDAKESAANAESSSGTESPGKDIPPPLPDKRPLKGKDNEGGAPPVPEKDVKDGKGPKGKVGKMYDQENNTGSFSSVSSSAMFNVQLEDGKESIVIDD